A region of Ornithodoros turicata isolate Travis chromosome 5, ASM3712646v1, whole genome shotgun sequence DNA encodes the following proteins:
- the LOC135395391 gene encoding acanthoscurrin-2-like: MQVSSNILCVCLCAGLVSFATAGFLRGGSGGSGGYGGYGATGGGGYGGYGRGYGGGLGGSGGGLGGYGGGLGGSGGGLGGYGGGLGGSGGGLGGYGGGLGGSGGGLGGYGGGLGGSGGGLGGYGGGLGGSGGGLGGGLGGYGGGYRGGMGGYGGGRGGYGGGGYGGGFGGGYGGGFGKKAYKKW; this comes from the exons ATGCAAGTTTCCAGTAACATCCTTTGCGTCTGCCTGTGCGCTGGGCTTGTCAGCTTTGCCACGGCTGGCTTCCTGAGAGGAGGCTCCGGAGGCTCTGGAGGTTATGGCGGATACGGAGCAACTGGAGGCGGAGGCTATGGTGGATACGGAAGAGGTTATGGTGGAGGCCTCGGAGGCTCTGGCGGTGGGCTAGGTGGCTACGGTGGAGGTCTCGGAGGCTCTGGCGGAGGGCTAGGTGGCTACGGTGGAGGTCTTGGAGGTTCTGGCGGAGGTCTAGGTGGCTACGGTGGAGGTCTTGGAGGCTCTGGCGGAGGCCTAGGTGGCTACGGTGGAGGTCTCGGAGGCTCTGGCGGAGGGCTGGGTGGCTACGGTGGAGGTCTCGGAGGCTCTGGCGGAGGGCTCGGCGGTGGTCTTGGTGGTTACGGCGGTGGTTATCGTGGAGGAATGGGTGGTTACGGTGGAGGGCGTGGCGGATATGGAGGAGGAGGATATGGCGGAGGCTTTGGAGGAGGCTACGGTGGAGGATTCGGCAAAAA AGCCTACAAGAAGTGGTAG